The Brachypodium distachyon strain Bd21 chromosome 4, Brachypodium_distachyon_v3.0, whole genome shotgun sequence nucleotide sequence TTTTacatcggagggagtatttatttatCAGTTAAAGTCTGATAAAAAACACTTCAGTTttagcggcacccaagagctCCACAACCGATCCGATCCTAGTAAGGTCAGGGAAGAAAGCTCGATAGGCCTTCCTAGCGGAGTATATGTGACAAATCGCACATCTCGagtccttaaaaaaaatcgcaTATCTCGAGTAGGTTGCCTGAGTGAACGAGGAATTATTTCTTGAGCCAAAAACGTCATGAACTTAAGTCGAAACCCAAAAAGGTTTGCAGAGAATACGCCGGGAGTGGTGGGGAAATAACTGAACTGAAAGGCACGGCCCTTTTCCTCGCCAAAAGCCCCTTTTGGTGTACAGAAGAGCAAGCTTTCGGTTAGAGGAGAGAGCAGAAGACAAAACACACCCCGTGTCATCTTTGGTGCTATAAAAATACAACAGTGCTCAAGCACATTCCTTCCCTTTGCAGCCTCTCGAGAGCCCCAAATCCATTCCAGTCCCCTATCTTAACAATCGACCGTAAGCACTCCACCAAAAGCATCGAAAAGTAGATGCGTAGCATGCATTCCTCTCTGAAGAATCACCGGgttcttcttgctccagtCGTCCTACTGATCGCTAGCCTCTCCCTCCTGCAGCGCCCAGCATCTGCCGAGAAAAAGGCTAGTGACTATTAACTCTTGACCCCTTTTCTTAGTTTGATTCCATCTTTTTTATTACTGTATTGATGGAAAGGTTGCTTCCTTGGCTCCTGCAGTCGTATGTTGTCTATCTCGGAGGCCATTCCCATGGGAGGGAGGGCGCCGTGCTGGCCTCCAACCAAGAGCGGGCCAAGAACTCACACTACCGGTTCTTGGGCTCTGTCCTCGGAAGGTAACCTCATCATCCTGTTGCTAGAAGCTAGATCAAGACATTTGGTGCGAATGCGAGTAATGCTTCCGAATTATAGCTGACTATGCGTACGCATGTACTAGCAAGGAGAAGGCGCAAGATGCCATCTTCTACTCCTACACCAAGCACATTAATGGCTTCGCCGCCACgttggaagaagaggaggcaaTGGAGATCTCAAgtatgtcttcttcttcttcttgcacTGGCTGATCTTCTTCGTTTGTTGCCCGGTGATAAATTTTTTGGGTGGTTTGTTAACATTTGGTGCTTGCGCGCAGAGCACCCGAGCGTCATCTCAGTTTTCCCCAACAGAGCGCACAAGCTGCACACCACACGCTCATGGGAGTTCCTTGGGATGGAGAAAGGTGGCCGGGTAAAACCCAATTCCATCTGGGCCAAAGCAAGATTTGGCCAAGGCGTCATCATTGGCAACCTAGACACCGGTACGTGTTTAGTCGTTTTCCTCGCCGTTTCAGCAATCACTTAATACTGCTGCTAATACTAGTAATTCCCTATCACTGACCAGGCTAGAGTCGGCCAATAATTTTGTCCCTGAGAACTTAAAGAAACGCCATTAATTGAGTCTAGTTTGACCTGTAGAGATTCAAGTAGAATGTCCGATTAATCATTCTGAGCAGCGGGGCAGTAGTACGTTGATGAGACCAAAACACCGGTCCAATATCTTCTGGCTCATTACCGCATCAACCCGACTCGTGTACTGTAGTGTAGCGTAGGCAGGCACCTCTGCTCTGAGCTTGTGTTGTTGTCTTGTGAGGTGTGGGCGCAGTGCACGCAGAGCGCACAGGAGCAGTCGCTGGCTACAATTGGAATCTGccccggcccggccggccggccagatGTTAGAGTAAACGTTTTTTGGCTTCCAGTTTTCCCGGCGGAGCGATGGAGTGCACGCAGCGGAGGAGCAAGAAAAATTGTCCCTTTGCGCTCGCGTGGAAACCGCCGCTGCGCTGCCTGCCTTGCCTTGCCTTGAGTCCAGCGTCACTGGCGCCGTCGGTTTTTATGGCCGTACgttggaacttggaaatgACACCACGCTTCAATCCCAAACCTTCTCAGAAAATGGTGACACAAAAGATTACTGGCACTACGTACAGCACTTTTGCCactttggaagaaaaaaaagacatttctcaagtttttcttttaaaaggCAAAATGATACCCCTACTACTAGTGGCAACAAATATACAAAGGGTGGCTAGGCTGTGGAAAAGGACAGAGCAGCGTTCTTCAAACTTTCAAAGGGTCCATCAGAAGTTCACTCCCCACGCCCGACTGCGTGGCCTACTGGCCCGGGCATGTCCCGTGATGAGGGGGGGCCACACCGCCACAGACCACAGGCACGGCGGCGACAGGGAATCCCGAACGTAGAGTCAAATCCCTCCTCATCCCCGGTCCCCGGCCACTCGGGGCCACCTCGCCGGCATGGCCGCAATGCAGCATTGCACGCATGTGACTAAACAAAGattttctcttattttctttttcttttgggaaTCTAAACAACAATGGTTGATTTGCAGGGGTGTGGCCGGAGGCCGGCAgcttcgacgacgacggcatGGGCCCGGTGCCCGCGCGGTGGCGGGGAGTCTGCCAGAACCAGGTTCGCTGCAACAGGTCCGTCCGTGTCAACCTCTTTGCTCCCTCCCCCTCGATCCGCCCCTCctctctttgtttcttttcttttctccttggTTGCAATGCACGCCCATCTTCATCCGTCTCCCGGGGCGACGTGCCGACGTGGGGTTTAGCACTATATATGCGCTGCGTTATCCCGATGGGTTTTCTTTTGTCTCTGCGTTGGTTCGTGTTGTTTAGTGTTTTGCCAATGCGTGTCTTGACTTGACTACTGTCGTTGCCGCAGCATGGTACAGTGTAAACTAAATGATTTGTCTTCGGTGACACAAGACATGGCTGGACTAACTAAGATTTGCCCCCATGGCATGAGTTTAGCTTAGTCAGAACTAGCTAAGATTTGCCCCATGAGTTACTTGATTGGCTCTACAAGTTGTAAAGCCCCTTCTTGAAGACGGCCGCTTATTACGTTACAAACTTGCGATGCCTTGAAGGCACTGATCCTGCACTTCAGTTTATGCTTTGAACAAAGGGCCTCAACTTTAGATTTATACAGTACTAGCTGAATCAAAAGCCATGCATGAGATCAGCAGAGCCTGAAACTACAAGTGAAATACAAGTCTCCACACACAGTTTTTAAGATGAAGTACTGCTCCGTAGTACAAATCCAGAGTTTCAGACATAAAGGCTGTCACGTCCCCGTGCTAGATTGAAATACCAATACGAACAAGGCGTGAAATGGAAAAGAACTTAAAAAAGTTCCGGTAGTACCCAACTGTAGTACACATATGCTTTGCCTCTGTGTGTCTCTGTGCCACTACCGCTGATTATCTGTCGCCCCACGTACAAGTTCTCCAGTCCAAGCTGCGAATCATGTGAGCGTAGGCAGAGCTGGCACCCTCTCTCGTCAACAGAGAACAACAGGACACAACCCCTTTTACAGTTCCCCAGTCCCGGTACCGCCACAGATTGCCGCCATGATTCTGCCAAGATTATTACAGCCCAAACTGTCCCCCGCCCCCTCTCCGGGAAGATTAACGTCGTCTTTGTCGTGCGCTTTCCCATGATTTGATGATTACACGGAGCCCGCAGCCCCTCGATCGCAGGCCATACCACCACCCTGGGCGTCGTGCCGGTCCCCCGGCCGTGCCTACGTATCCAGCCAGTACTACCCGTGTTTATCCGTCCAGCCCGGCTTGGTGTCACGCCGCATAGTCCAAGGCACGTTCGAGTATCGACGAGCAGCTACACCGCTAGACTCCACGTTCAGAAAACGTCCAAAAGGATGCGCTGGTCCACGCACGCACATCACAAGCTTGGGCTTGGCTCGGTTCGCCTACGTAGGGGGTTGTTCCAGATATAGCTCCTGGCTCCTGCGCTAGCATCGATCCGCATGTCGCTCGACCATCTATAATGCAGCGCTGCCGCTACCACTGTAACGGCCTGAACCTGAAGAAATTCAGTCGTCAGACTAGTGCGGCTTGTGGGACCATTATTGTCACCCTAATTCCTCTCTCAAATCATTTGTTTCCTTGAAGCAAGATTCGCCTGGAAACATGTCGATAGAGCATCATTTAGCTCAAGTGTTCAGTACTGGCGTTTTTATCTTGGTTGGTTTGCTGTGAGATTATTTATTCTTGATCAATGTTCGTCAAAATTTATTCttgatcaagatggcagtacCGGTGGTTCAGTGTTTGGGAAAAGTTGTAACCGTGACTGTGAACACTGTAAAATACGCTGCTGCAGGAAACTGATCGGCGCGCAGTACTTCAACAAGGGCTACCTGGCGACGCTGGCCGGAGAGGCCGCCGCgagcccggcaacggcgcGTGACACCGACGGGCACGGCACGCACACGTTGTCGACGGCCGCGGGGCGCTTCGTGCCGGGCGCGAACCTGTTCGGGTACGGCAACGGCACGGCCAAGGGCGGCGCGCCGGGCGCGCACGTGGCGGCGTACAAGGTGTGCTGGCACCCCAGGGCAGGCAGCGAGTGCGCGGACGCCGACATCCTCGCGGCGTTCGACGCGGCCATCCACGACGGGGTGGACGTGCTCTCGGTGTCCCTCGGCACAAGCCCCGTGGACTACTTCCGCGAGGGCGTGGCCATCGGCTCGTTCCACGCCGTCATGAACGGCATCGCCGTGGTGGCCTCGGCCGGGAACGCCGGGCCGCGCGCCGGCACCGTGTCCAACACCGCGCCCTGGCTCTTCACCGTCGCCGCCAGCACCATGGACCGCGAGTTCCCGGCGTACGTGGTTTTCGCCAACCACAGCAGGCGGATCAAAGTCAGTGACGAATTTTTACAGGTCGAATATATGGGACATCTTTTCCGATCGATGCTAGTGCCGTTTCGTGACGCAAAATTTCCATCTTGTACAGGGGCAAAGCCTCTCGCCGGACCGTCTTCCTGACAATAAGCATTATCCGCTGATCAGTTCTGAAGAAGCCAAGGCGACCAACGCGACAGCGCAACAAGCGTAAGATCGAATACGTTGTCATGTTAAGTTTGCTCGAGTGGCTGACGCTGGGTATTGCAGGCGATTCTGCATGGAGGGGTCCCTGGACAAGACGAAAGTGGAGGGGAAGATCGTGGTGTGCATGCGTGGGAAGGCCCCGCGTGTGGAGAAAGGCCAGTCGGTTCATCGAGCCGGCGGGGTTGGCCTGGTGCTGGCGAATGACGAGGCTACGGGGAACGAGATGATTGCCGACGCGCACGTGCTCCCGGCCACGCACGTCACCTATTCTGATGGAGTCGAATTGCTCGCCTACATTGAAGCAACCACGTAAGATCGAGaatttgtaatttaattttgACGCATCTCTCAGCAAGGCCTATTAGCTCAGCTGGTTAGAGCGTCGTGCTAATAACGCGAAGGTCGCAGGTTCGAGACCTGCATGGGCCAATTTTATACTTTCCGAAACAattaacatgttttttttttctgaacgCAAAACGTTTCGCAGGTTTGCATCAGGCTACATCACCTCGCCAAACACCGCGCTGGAGACTAAGCCGGCGCCGTTCAtggccgccttctcctcccagGGCCCCAACATCGTCACTCCCCAGATCCTCAAGGTCCAGACTAAATTTCACACTCTTGACCCAAATCCCAATATCGTGCCTGAAGGTCCAGATTAAATTTATAAGCATCTCAGCGATGTACGTTGCGTGTATGTTGCGTGCAGCCTGACATCACCGCGCCAGGGGTCAGCATCCTCGCCGCTTTCACCGGCCTGGTCGGCCCGACCAGCCTCCCATTCGACAGCCGCCGCGTCCTCTTCAACTCCGAGTCCGGCACGTCCATGTCATGCCCGCACGTCTCCGGCATCGCGGGACTCCTCAAGGCCCTCCACCCCGACTGGAGCCCCGCCGCGATCAAGTCCGCCATCATGACCACCGGTAAAGCGTCAAAACATAACAAACACGGCAAACCTGTGTCCTGCTTCTGCCAAGTGCCCACTGACCAGAGTTCTTTTCTTGCAGCGAGAGTGCAGGACAACACGCGGAAGCCGATGAGCAACTCGTCGTTCCTCCGGGCGACGCCCTTCGGCTACGGCGCCGGCCACGTGCAGCCCAACCGCGCCGCCGATCCGGGGCTCGTCTACGACATGGGCGCCGCCGACTACCTCGGCTTCCTCTGCTCGCTGGGCTACAACTCCTCCGTCATTGAGACGTTCATGGGCGACGACCACAGGACTAATACGCCGCACGCGTgcacggcgaggcggcggccaaaGCCGGAGGACCTCAACTACCCGTCCATCGCGGTGCCCCACCTGTCCCCGTCCGGCAAGCCGCTTGCCGTCTCGAGGAGGGTGCGGAACGTCGGCGCCGGGCCGGCGAGCTACGGCGTGCGGGTCGACGAGCCGCGGGGCGTGTCGGTGTCCGTGCGCCCGGCCCGGCTCGAGTTCGCCGCTgccggggaggagaaggagttCGCCGTGACGTTCAGGGCCAGGCAAGGGCTCTACTTGCCGGGGGAGTACGTGTTCGGGCGGATGGCGTGGTCGGATGCCGCCGGGCGGCACCATGTCAGGAGCCCGCTCGTCGTCAGGGTCGGCCGTGGCACTGCTTCATGAGCTTCGTTACGATTATAGACTAGCATAAGGCCTGGATGATAAGATGTCAATACGTGTGCCCGAGAAGAGAACCAATACGTGTTTGTACTCTGTACCTATCGGCGATCAAACTCTAGAGGATTAATTCTCAAACCAATTGGGAAAATCTTCCTGTGCGTCCGATCCGGTCAATTAGTCTTACGGGGCAATTGCCTTCCTGTGCGTCCGATCCGGCTAGCCCAACGGTctgtttcttctccttccctcCCGAGAGCTCGGCGCGCGTGGAACAGGTACGACCCAGCTTGCGCTGGGCCTGGCCAGGATCGCAGCGCGCGTGGGAGCCGGTTGCAGGCGCCGCTCGCGGGAGCTTAACTTGGCGACGCCGCCACACAGGCAAACTCCCCACTAAAATTAGCGTCAGAACTCGTACGCAATCCCTAAACCGCGTGAGTTTGTATCAGTTTAGACTTCTTTTTTAACGGGGATTTCAGTTTAGACTTCGGCTACTGCGCGCTCGCTAGGTGCCCTCTTATACAACACAAAACCTTGGCAACGTACGTGCCACCGTCCCCATCAACCGATCGCCTCCCACACGAATTTGCAAGATTTCGTATACTTCTTGCCGTCAAATCCAAAACGAGAATTAGGGGTTGGGGTTGTATCTGGAGCAATGTCGTACGCTTACCTGTTCAAGTACATCGTTGTCGGCGACACAGGTGTGTATTCTCTTGACCCCGCGTCGCACGTTCTCCCCCTCTCTCATCGGTTAATTTCCCCACTGTGCGCTGGTTTCCGTGGTTTGGTTCGATTTTTATCGCCTCTTTTGGTGATCTCGCGAATCTCGTGTGCCTTCGTTACGCGGAATCGGATCTGTCGAAACCTTGTTCCTCAACTCTGATGCCCCGCCGGCGGCCCACTTCTAACCATCTAGGGTTCATATTCTGCAAAACAACGGCCGAAATATTTGCTCCTTTAAACAAACTATACATAGACTTTTGTCCTTTTGAGGGACATCCGATAGAACATACACGTATTTAAATGCGCTGCCCTTCTGCATTACAATTTCAGAAGTTTTATGCTTCCACGGTGTGATTAATTATTCGAGTTTGTAAAAATGGTGTGTTTGACTAGAAAAATAACGAAACTCTAAGGCAGAGTGTATTTTCTCAAATGCTCCAGGGAAAGGAAAAGAGTTCGGGCGTGCCAGTGTCCTAATGTACACaaatgaacaaaacaaaatagagaAACATGTATTTTGTTAATCTCGTATCGAGAAACGAAATTACACGTTTCCTATAAATAATGCGCTGCGTGTGGCCTGCTAGCACGACCAACATGACATGGGCGATTGTGGTTTCTTGGTTCACGGAGTTTCGGAAAGCTCCCGCTTAATTACGTCCGCAGGTCAAGCCTGCAGACCACCTCCGATTAAGTTGCTGCAATGGTGTCGTCTTCAAGTCTTGTCTTCTCCTTGTGCTTGGTGTGGAAAATGGTggtgatgaagaggaagagaggggtgGTACGACCCCGCTCCGTCGATGCTAAGCCACAACCGTTCGACTGTGCAGGTGCCGAACAACGTGCTCCGCCGTCTTGTCGATGTACGATGAAGTGTCCAGCTGACACGCGCCTTGTCAACTAGACAGGTTGATGAAGTGGCCTTCGCCTCCTCGGTACCCAGCCTGTAAAATGTCCGCCTCATCGGACCGAACAGAATGCCTTACCTTTGCCTCGTCGGTGCCCAGCAAGAGCATGTGATGTTGGTGATGTACTTCATCGGTACATGGACATGTTGGTGGAGTGGCTTCGCGTTGCCGATGCTTGATCGGTGTTGGAGTAGATGTTTGGATGCCGGAATGCCATCGGCACTGTGGATGAGGGAGCAGACTTGATGTTGAAGACGATGATGTAGGTGCTGTCGGAGGTGCAAGAGACCTCGTCAGGAGTTGGTGAAGGAAGCGCCCAAGCGGGCGCCTGTATGGCAGTGTCTCGACGGACACcacgtagaaggccgccacgGGTGACGACGTACTGCGAGTTGGTGAAGAGTGCGTCAAAACAGGCGCCCTGTTTGGTGGTGTCTCAGCAGACACCGCGTAAAAGGCCGCCACGAGTGGTGGCTTACCGATGCCAAGTTGATAAAGAGTGTGCCAAGACAGGCGTCGTATATGTGGTGTCTCAGTGGACACcacgtagaaggccgccacgagcgGAACGATGCTAACCCGTGAAGGATGCGCCAAGGGTGGCGCCCTGTATGGGGGTGTCTCGgcggacaccgggtagaaggCCGTCACAAGCCGTGGGTGTCTTAGCATGGTGATAACCTGTGAAATGTGCGCCGAAGCGGGCGTTGTCAGCTGCGGTGTCTCAGCGACACCACGTATAAGCCGCCACGAGTGGCACCGTCTTGCACGACGCCGGGTCGGTGAAGGATGTGCCAAGACAGGCGCCCTGTGCGTCGGTGTCTTGACGAACACCAAGTAGAAAGCCGCcatgcgcggcggcggcacgacaCCGGGTTGGTGAAGAAAGCGCCAAGAAGCTGGCGCCCTGTGTGGCGGTGTCTCAGCGGACACCACGTAGAAGACCGCCACGAGCGGTGGTGCGCACGACGCCAGTTGGCGAAGGATGCGCCAAGCCGGACGCCGTGTATTGCGGCGTCTCAACAGACACCACGTGGAAGGCTGACACGAGCAACGACGTCTAGTACAACGTCGGGTTGGTGAAATATGTGCCAAAACCGGTGCCCTGTTAGCTGACGGGCGCCACCCACCGACAAGAACAACCTGTATGATGTGGATGTCGCCCTCAacagcgccgccaccgacgaCGGTGTTTTGATGGACGTCAGCTAGCTTGTACATGAGGACGACGGCATGTCAGCAAAGTGGCGCTCCGCCTGGGGCGGGCACTGCGTAAACGTCGCCTACGTCCGCACCGTTGCACACCATGGTGCTTAGGCTGATGTTGGCAGGCTGTTGATGAAGATGGCACCCCACGTCAGACGGGCGCCAGAATGTGGCACACGGCCCAGATGGCAATCACAAGATTGCTAAGCTCCGGAGACAATGGCATGCCTCTTGCACGCACCTCCATGGCACCTGTGTACTCCTGTTCTGCATGTGTGGCTTGACACCACTTTGGGCACAGAGTCTCGCCCTGTTCGCCTCGATAGACCTGTCCTTCCATGTGTGGCGTGCGCCGAGCGCGTGAGGCGCTGCCCCTGCATCTTGCCTCCTGGATCGATCTCATGTTCGCCTTGATGTTGGAACCTGCAGTTCTCCTAGATGGTTACCTGTGCTCCTGTTCTGCATGTGCGACTTGCCGCTGCCTTGGGCGCAGCGACTCACTGCCCTCCATCTTGACCCTGTGTTTATGATGAAAGCCAGACGAGTTGTTGATGAAGCCTGCGTACGCGCCAGCGTCCTGCCGGCCTCAATCTGGTGCCTTGCATGTACCGCGCGTGGTGAGCGCGGCGGGCCGGCAGCACTACCACGCTACCTCTATCCTTCACTTTGCTGCTTCTTGATCTGTGCGGCTCATTGctggtacggcagggagatCGTATCCTGGATACACAAGAGCAAATAGATACGTGAATTAAGTCATACACTGACCTGATTAGACGTGGAACTCGTGTCGTATCAATGGCCGTCCTGCTTCTCCCGGTGCAGCTGCGCGTTGCTCATACACGTACGTGCTTTGCCGCGACGGCAGATGCGGTCTGTGTCGCTGCCGCCAGCGGCCTGTTCGCCTTAGATTCTTAGGGGTTTATTCGGCCGGCCGCCTGGCCTTCTGGATCGATCTCCTGTTGACGCTCCTTGGAGCTGTTTGTGATCGGCGCGTTCAGCGCTGCCTTCAACCCgtccggcctcctccttctcaGCGTGAGATGGTGTGCTATTTATCGGCGATGGGAGCAGAGAGTCAGGCGCCGCACCCGGCCGCTCGGCTTCCCAATAttcttgctttgtttgtttaaaTCAGTTAGAGACTCCCTCCTTTAAACCATAGTTATCTCTTTGTATACTTATCCAGGGCGGGCTCGCCGATCGGCACGCGCGAGGCAATAGCACAGAGACCCTTACGTGTGGACCATGGCTACTTGTGCATCCCCGGATCGATTAATCCTCAACCCTTCTCCGTACAGATATGTATGCATGTCCAGCATGCACTTAGAAGTGACACAggtacgcatgcatgcatgtccaaCATGCACGTACAAATATTAATCTCCTTCTCGTGTAGCTAGCAGGTCGATTGCAGCCAGCTGGATctctatttcttttcttttctcttgtCTTGAGTTGATTTCGCGCCGaattttagtacaaaatctcgTCAAACATGGTGACTCTCTGTTTTTTAGCTGGCTACTGAGCACTAACCATGTTACAACCTTCCTCTGACAGGCGTTGGAAAATCATGTCTCATGTTACAGTTTACTGACAAGCGGTTTCAACCTGTGCACGACTTGACCATAGGTGTCGAATTTGGGAGTCGGATGGTTACCATTgacaacagaaaaataaagctCCATATCTGGGACACGGTTCGTAGCGTTTTGCTATACATTTTCTGCCCTTTCAGACACCACTGAATGCCTCTTGTTTTAGGGAAGTAATTTCGGCCTGATCGATTTCAAACATCCGCTGAACTAAATTGCGTGCAGGCAGGTCAGGAAGCTTTCAGGTCAATCACCCGATCCTACTACagaggtgctgctgctgcccttcTGGTTTATGACATCACTAGGTACGTACTTTAGTACTTAGGCCACCATACGATTCAAAAATAAGATTTAAGTATgtataattatatatatgtatgctaCTCCTGCCTTTGAATCCTATGTAGCAGATACCaatctttctcttttgttttcctcTGAACTTTTCTGATGAGCAGGAGGGAGACCTTCAGCCACCTCACGAGCTGGCTAGA carries:
- the LOC100823506 gene encoding subtilisin-like protease SBT5.3 isoform X2, giving the protein MRSMHSSLKNHRVLLAPVVLLIASLSLLQRPASAEKKSYVVYLGGHSHGREGAVLASNQERAKNSHYRFLGSVLGSKEKAQDAIFYSYTKHINGFAATLEEEEAMEISKHPSVISVFPNRAHKLHTTRSWEFLGMEKGGRVKPNSIWAKARFGQGVIIGNLDTGVWPEAGSFDDDGMGPVPARWRGVCQNQVRCNRKLIGAQYFNKGYLATLAGEAAASPATARDTDGHGTHTLSTAAGRFVPGANLFGYGNGTAKGGAPGAHVAAYKVCWHPRAGSECADADILAAFDAAIHDGVDVLSVSLGTSPVDYFREGVAIGSFHAVMNGIAVVASAGNAGPRAGTVSNTAPWLFTVAASTMDREFPAYVVFANHSRRIKGQSLSPDRLPDNKHYPLISSEEAKATNATAQQARFCMEGSLDKTKVEGKIVVCMRGKAPRVEKGQSVHRAGGVGLVLANDEATGNEMIADAHVLPATHVTYSDGVELLAYIEATTFASGYITSPNTALETKPAPFMAAFSSQGPNIVTPQILKPDITAPGVSILAAFTGLVGPTSLPFDSRRVLFNSESGTSMSCPHVSGIAGLLKALHPDWSPAAIKSAIMTTARVQDNTRKPMSNSSFLRATPFGYGAGHVQPNRAADPGLVYDMGAADYLGFLCSLGYNSSVIETFMGDDHRTNTPHACTARRRPKPEDLNYPSIAVPHLSPSGKPLAVSRRVRNVGAGPASYGVRVDEPRGVSVSVRPARLEFAAAGEEKEFAVTFRARQGLYLPGEYVFGRMAWSDAAGRHHVRSPLVVRVGRGTAS
- the LOC100823506 gene encoding subtilisin-like protease SBT5.3 isoform X1, giving the protein MRSMHSSLKNHRVLLAPVVLLIASLSLLQRPASAEKKSYVVYLGGHSHGREGAVLASNQERAKNSHYRFLGSVLGSKEKAQDAIFYSYTKHINGFAATLEEEEAMEISKHPSVISVFPNRAHKLHTTRSWEFLGMEKGGRVKPNSIWAKARFGQGVIIGNLDTGVWPEAGSFDDDGMGPVPARWRGVCQNQVRCNRKLIGAQYFNKGYLATLAGEAAASPATARDTDGHGTHTLSTAAGRFVPGANLFGYGNGTAKGGAPGAHVAAYKVCWHPRAGSECADADILAAFDAAIHDGVDVLSVSLGTSPVDYFREGVAIGSFHAVMNGIAVVASAGNAGPRAGTVSNTAPWLFTVAASTMDREFPAYVVFANHSRRIKVSDEFLQGQSLSPDRLPDNKHYPLISSEEAKATNATAQQARFCMEGSLDKTKVEGKIVVCMRGKAPRVEKGQSVHRAGGVGLVLANDEATGNEMIADAHVLPATHVTYSDGVELLAYIEATTFASGYITSPNTALETKPAPFMAAFSSQGPNIVTPQILKPDITAPGVSILAAFTGLVGPTSLPFDSRRVLFNSESGTSMSCPHVSGIAGLLKALHPDWSPAAIKSAIMTTARVQDNTRKPMSNSSFLRATPFGYGAGHVQPNRAADPGLVYDMGAADYLGFLCSLGYNSSVIETFMGDDHRTNTPHACTARRRPKPEDLNYPSIAVPHLSPSGKPLAVSRRVRNVGAGPASYGVRVDEPRGVSVSVRPARLEFAAAGEEKEFAVTFRARQGLYLPGEYVFGRMAWSDAAGRHHVRSPLVVRVGRGTAS